In Paenibacillus ihbetae, the following are encoded in one genomic region:
- a CDS encoding pirin family protein codes for MIGKVYMPENYGKGSLDGGRIAELKPIGLTGEGSAVNRVGPIFYWSWFRSPIEGTVEEHPHQGFEIVTYMIQGTAVHQDSQGLRGETGAGGLQLMRAGSGLTHEEHYTGPDAEGFQIWLEPYLRDSLKQNPASRQYRQDAFPVNRIQGGSVTTLIGSGSPVDVSVDARMLDIQILAGHEAKYELKPGRYAAALTVRGKGKFNSAEDELVFHHRDFVVLKSEDGEWLTLKAQDNLRMILIDVPEDPGYRLYAKRP; via the coding sequence ATGATAGGCAAAGTATATATGCCGGAGAACTATGGGAAAGGCTCTTTAGACGGAGGAAGAATTGCGGAGCTGAAGCCGATCGGCCTCACAGGGGAAGGATCGGCCGTGAATCGTGTAGGGCCGATATTCTATTGGTCTTGGTTTCGTTCGCCTATCGAAGGCACTGTTGAAGAACATCCTCATCAAGGATTTGAAATCGTAACTTATATGATACAGGGCACTGCAGTCCATCAGGATTCGCAGGGACTGCGCGGCGAAACGGGAGCCGGCGGCCTGCAGCTGATGAGAGCGGGCTCGGGGCTTACACATGAGGAGCATTATACCGGACCCGATGCGGAAGGCTTTCAAATTTGGCTTGAGCCTTATCTGCGCGATTCGCTGAAGCAGAACCCGGCCAGCCGACAGTATCGGCAGGACGCGTTTCCGGTGAATCGTATTCAAGGGGGCTCGGTGACGACGTTAATTGGCAGCGGTTCCCCGGTCGACGTTTCGGTGGATGCAAGGATGCTGGATATTCAGATTTTAGCCGGACATGAAGCCAAGTATGAATTGAAGCCCGGTAGGTATGCCGCCGCACTGACAGTTCGGGGAAAGGGCAAATTCAATTCAGCGGAGGACGAGCTGGTCTTCCATCATCGGGACTTTGTCGTCTTGAAATCAGAGGATGGGGAATGGCTAACCCTAAAGGCTCAGGACAATCTGCGGATGATTCTCATCGATGTGCCGGAAGATCCTGGGTATCGGCTGTACGCCAAAAGGCCATAA
- a CDS encoding response regulator transcription factor — protein sequence METFNGIRILLVDDEPHILQFLELGLLNEGFDVKTAFDGESAMAAAYGYRPHVIILDIMMPGTDGLTVCRRLKEEEADIAIIMLTAKDEIDDRVKGLLIGADDYMAKPFSFEELLARIQARLRNQFPGLLGEIRLGPFVIDDRKKEIAFRGEALGLSPTEYKLLKLLVTKHGTVLSKANILNIVWNYDFGGEDNIVEVYIRSLREKLGDKEHRIIRTLRGAGYRVDLP from the coding sequence ATGGAAACATTCAACGGTATTCGTATATTGCTCGTCGATGACGAGCCGCATATCCTGCAATTTTTGGAGCTGGGATTACTTAATGAGGGCTTTGATGTAAAGACGGCATTTGACGGGGAGAGCGCAATGGCTGCCGCTTACGGCTACCGGCCGCATGTCATCATTCTCGATATCATGATGCCCGGTACCGACGGCTTAACGGTGTGCCGACGGTTGAAAGAGGAAGAAGCGGATATTGCGATCATCATGCTGACGGCGAAGGATGAAATCGATGACCGCGTCAAAGGACTCTTAATCGGGGCCGATGATTATATGGCCAAACCGTTCAGCTTCGAGGAGCTGCTTGCCCGCATCCAGGCACGGCTTCGCAATCAGTTCCCCGGCCTGCTCGGAGAAATTCGGCTGGGGCCGTTTGTCATTGACGATCGCAAGAAGGAGATCGCCTTTCGCGGAGAGGCGCTTGGGTTGTCGCCTACGGAGTATAAGCTGCTGAAGCTGCTTGTAACCAAGCACGGCACCGTGCTCAGCAAGGCGAATATTTTGAATATCGTATGGAACTATGATTTCGGCGGAGAGGATAATATCGTCGAAGTGTATATCCGATCGCTGCGGGAGAAGCTGGGGGACAAGGAGCATCGCATCATCCGGACCCTGCGCGGAGCCGGATACCGGGTGGACTTGCCATGA
- a CDS encoding sensor histidine kinase produces the protein MSRQQQVKRRLRLRGPGSLRMQLLSRSLLVLAVLLILIGTLQYVWMKNAMLQNQAEALTLQLRAIPREIWDPDPDNAARHAMPRPGTDNTADETTDESNGSAGNAGKGWTTPPRSERPLMFLPNMSLARIETNGSHTDLSSDSSGRTAPKLSSDTYSQILQEFQEHRPVKYKVVDDADGNEQLIVFRPLGGPESLTGLLQLGIDTDALHAVLMRQLIIFALLALLAMAGGAALYLPLLRRTLLPLNRIVDTVKSTDAGNLAERFPASQGQQEIDRLAESFNGMLERLEHAFEAEREAKEHMRRFVADASHELRTPLTSIHGFLEVLLRGAADHPEQLHAALSSMHGESRRMKKLVEDLLLLAKLDQRPKLQVQQARLDQLLREMEPHLRMLARNRTAAFQTLPVQGRCDPDKLKQVVYNLFQNAVQHTDPSDGVITVSLKQQGDRAVLTVSDNGPGIPEEHLPHLFERFYRIDRSRARIQGGAGLGLAIAHSIMAAHDGSLSVASTLGEGTAFCAEWPSE, from the coding sequence ATGAGCCGGCAACAGCAGGTCAAGCGGCGGCTGCGGCTCAGAGGGCCGGGTTCGCTGCGTATGCAGCTGCTGTCCAGATCCCTCCTCGTCCTCGCCGTGCTGCTGATTCTGATCGGCACGCTGCAATATGTCTGGATGAAGAACGCCATGCTGCAGAACCAGGCGGAAGCGCTGACCCTGCAGCTTCGCGCGATCCCAAGGGAGATCTGGGATCCGGATCCCGATAACGCCGCGCGGCATGCGATGCCCCGCCCCGGCACGGACAATACGGCGGACGAAACGACGGACGAATCGAACGGTTCGGCGGGGAATGCAGGCAAGGGATGGACAACTCCCCCGCGTTCGGAAAGACCTCTGATGTTTCTGCCGAACATGTCCCTTGCCCGGATCGAAACGAACGGCAGCCATACCGATCTGTCCTCGGACAGCAGCGGACGGACCGCTCCCAAGCTATCGTCCGATACCTACAGTCAAATCCTTCAGGAGTTCCAGGAGCACCGGCCCGTGAAATACAAGGTTGTCGACGATGCCGATGGCAACGAGCAGCTGATCGTGTTCCGGCCGCTTGGAGGCCCCGAATCCCTTACCGGCCTGCTTCAGCTCGGGATCGACACGGACGCGCTGCATGCCGTGCTGATGCGGCAGCTCATCATCTTCGCCCTGCTTGCCCTTCTCGCGATGGCGGGCGGCGCGGCGTTGTATCTGCCTCTGCTTCGCCGGACGCTCCTGCCTCTGAACCGGATCGTGGATACGGTCAAGAGCACCGATGCCGGGAATCTGGCGGAACGGTTTCCGGCATCCCAAGGCCAGCAGGAAATCGACCGTCTGGCCGAGTCGTTCAACGGCATGCTCGAACGGCTGGAGCATGCTTTCGAAGCCGAACGGGAGGCGAAAGAGCACATGCGGCGGTTTGTTGCCGATGCTTCGCATGAGCTGCGAACGCCGCTTACCTCCATACACGGCTTCCTGGAAGTGTTGCTGCGCGGGGCAGCCGATCACCCGGAACAGCTGCATGCGGCGCTGTCCAGCATGCACGGGGAATCCAGGAGGATGAAGAAGCTGGTCGAGGATCTGCTGCTGCTGGCCAAGCTTGACCAGAGGCCGAAGCTTCAGGTTCAGCAGGCAAGACTGGATCAGCTGCTCCGCGAGATGGAACCGCATTTACGAATGCTCGCCCGGAACAGAACCGCAGCGTTCCAGACTCTTCCTGTCCAAGGGCGCTGCGATCCCGACAAGCTGAAGCAGGTCGTCTACAACCTGTTCCAAAACGCGGTTCAGCACACCGATCCAAGCGATGGCGTCATTACCGTGTCCTTGAAGCAGCAAGGGGATCGCGCCGTGCTCACCGTAAGCGACAACGGGCCCGGCATTCCGGAGGAGCATCTTCCCCATCTGTTCGAGCGCTTTTACCGCATTGATCGTTCAAGAGCCCGCATCCAGGGCGGGGCCGGACTCGGACTGGCCATTGCCCATTCCATCATGGCTGCGCACGACGGCAGCTTGTCCGTCGCCAGCACCCTCGGTGAGGGAACTGCATTTTGCGCGGAATGGCCGTCGGAATAG
- a CDS encoding response regulator transcription factor: MFKILIVEDDTRLVSLLKEHLHKFGYTTQSVDDFEMVRDQFEEFDPHLVLLDINLPKYDGYYWCRQFRSLSTCPIIFISARDGKMDQVMALENGADDYITKPFDYEIAMAKIKSQLRRAYGSYAAGQNERTLSVSGLTLDVERLSLSLDQAHTELSHTEAKILDELMKKPEQVVSRDRLLEKIWDDQAFVDDNTLNVYITRVRKKLAALGIQEGLQTVRGRGYRLMPSWRDDA; the protein is encoded by the coding sequence ATGTTCAAAATCTTGATTGTTGAGGACGACACCCGCCTCGTCAGCCTGCTGAAAGAGCATCTTCATAAATTCGGATATACGACCCAGTCCGTTGATGATTTCGAAATGGTCCGCGATCAATTCGAGGAATTCGATCCCCATCTCGTGCTGCTGGATATCAATCTGCCCAAGTACGACGGCTATTACTGGTGCCGTCAGTTCCGGAGCCTCTCCACCTGCCCGATTATTTTCATTTCGGCCCGCGACGGGAAGATGGACCAGGTGATGGCGCTTGAAAACGGTGCGGACGATTACATTACCAAGCCGTTCGATTACGAGATCGCCATGGCCAAGATCAAGAGCCAGCTTCGCCGCGCTTATGGCTCCTACGCTGCCGGGCAGAACGAACGGACGCTGTCGGTATCCGGCCTTACGCTGGATGTCGAGCGCCTCTCCCTATCGCTGGATCAGGCTCATACCGAGCTCAGCCATACGGAGGCGAAAATTTTGGACGAGCTGATGAAGAAGCCCGAGCAGGTTGTCAGCCGCGACCGCCTGCTAGAGAAGATCTGGGATGACCAGGCCTTCGTTGATGATAATACGCTAAATGTGTACATTACCCGGGTCCGCAAAAAACTGGCGGCGCTTGGCATCCAAGAAGGACTCCAAACCGTACGCGGACGCGGCTACCGCCTCATGCCGAGCTGGAGGGATGACGCATGA
- a CDS encoding sensor histidine kinase — protein sequence MRLFLQEQRPLIVVYIAQLLLVSLIYRLDGYRNGKVVLYACMISLILLLGYLAFRYIANRSFYRRLAQPITGEAVTGESSAESSHTPLAEALQQLLRSQFRQYSTELHNYKHKIEGHLHFINQWAHQMKTPISVIHLILQDDDDPRFAAIGDELDRLKKGLDLVLYTARLDTFEHDFYVEQLQLEQVVRGVTSEQKRLFIRRRIYPAVRIESGLTAASDEKWLSFVLTQILTNAVRYTLKEQGTIHLTGYARGEQAVLEIRDEGIGIPASDLPRVYDPYFTGENGRRFQESTGMGLYLVKQILDKLGHALEIESKVGEGTTVRIIFERSDR from the coding sequence ATGAGACTGTTCCTGCAAGAGCAGCGTCCATTGATCGTCGTCTACATCGCCCAGCTGCTGCTCGTATCGCTTATCTACCGGCTCGACGGCTACCGCAACGGCAAGGTCGTCCTGTACGCCTGCATGATCAGTCTCATATTGCTGCTGGGCTATTTGGCATTCCGCTATATCGCCAACCGTTCCTTCTACCGCCGGCTTGCCCAGCCGATCACGGGCGAAGCCGTTACCGGCGAATCCTCTGCCGAATCCTCCCATACGCCGCTTGCCGAAGCCCTGCAGCAGCTTCTGCGCAGCCAATTCCGCCAGTACTCGACCGAACTGCATAACTATAAGCATAAAATCGAGGGACATCTCCACTTTATCAACCAGTGGGCACATCAGATGAAAACACCGATCTCGGTCATCCACCTGATCCTTCAGGATGATGACGATCCGCGCTTCGCCGCGATCGGCGACGAGCTGGACCGGCTCAAAAAAGGCCTCGACCTTGTCTTATACACCGCTAGGCTCGATACCTTCGAGCATGATTTCTATGTTGAGCAGCTGCAGCTGGAGCAGGTCGTCCGCGGGGTAACCTCCGAACAGAAACGGCTGTTCATCCGGCGCCGCATTTATCCGGCCGTCAGGATCGAGAGCGGTTTGACGGCCGCCTCGGACGAGAAGTGGCTTTCCTTCGTGCTGACGCAGATTTTGACGAACGCCGTCCGATATACGCTGAAGGAGCAAGGCACGATCCATCTGACCGGCTATGCGCGGGGCGAGCAGGCCGTGCTGGAAATCCGGGATGAAGGCATAGGCATTCCCGCAAGCGACTTGCCGCGCGTCTATGACCCTTACTTCACCGGAGAGAACGGCCGCCGGTTCCAGGAGTCGACCGGCATGGGGCTCTATCTCGTGAAGCAGATCCTGGACAAGCTCGGTCATGCCTTGGAGATTGAATCCAAGGTGGGCGAAGGCACCACGGTCCGCATCATTTTTGAACGTTCTGATCGCTAA
- a CDS encoding ABC transporter ATP-binding protein has product MPILSVKHLSKIYEGKVAFQALNNIHFAVEKGEFVGIMGPSGSGKTTLLNLIATIDQPTAGEVIIGGRNPHLLNRTEMALFRRRELGFVFQHFNLLDTLTIEENIVLPLTMEGMPLHEMEAKLKRICGQLALEPILHKRTYEISGGQMQRTAIARALIQAPSLILADEPTGNLDSKASKDVMQTLSAASREASATVLMVTHDPVAASYCDRVLFIKDGQLYNEMYCGDNRQAFFQKIIDMLALLGGGSHDLSTIRF; this is encoded by the coding sequence ATGCCGATCCTTAGCGTCAAGCATCTATCCAAAATCTATGAAGGCAAGGTGGCGTTCCAAGCGCTGAACAACATTCACTTCGCGGTTGAAAAAGGAGAGTTCGTCGGGATCATGGGCCCATCCGGCAGCGGCAAAACGACGCTGCTGAACCTGATCGCTACCATCGACCAGCCGACAGCGGGCGAGGTCATCATCGGAGGACGCAATCCCCACCTCCTTAACCGGACCGAGATGGCCCTGTTCCGGCGGCGGGAGCTGGGCTTCGTGTTCCAGCATTTCAACCTGCTCGATACGTTGACAATCGAGGAAAATATCGTGCTGCCGCTAACCATGGAGGGGATGCCTTTACATGAAATGGAAGCGAAACTGAAACGAATTTGCGGGCAGCTCGCCCTCGAGCCCATTCTGCACAAGCGCACGTATGAAATCTCCGGGGGACAGATGCAGCGGACCGCCATTGCCCGCGCGCTCATTCAAGCTCCGTCCCTCATCCTGGCCGACGAGCCGACAGGGAATCTGGATTCCAAGGCATCCAAGGACGTCATGCAGACCTTGTCCGCAGCCAGCCGGGAGGCCTCCGCCACCGTGCTGATGGTCACGCACGATCCGGTTGCCGCCAGCTATTGCGACCGCGTCTTGTTCATCAAGGACGGGCAATTATATAATGAAATGTATTGCGGCGACAACCGCCAGGCTTTTTTCCAGAAAATTATCGATATGCTCGCCCTGCTGGGAGGAGGAAGCCATGA